In Halanaeroarchaeum sp. HSR-CO, one DNA window encodes the following:
- a CDS encoding biotin transporter BioY, with amino-acid sequence MSAETDAVELVGDETVENVARAAVFAALTGAFAYVSFPHPLTTVPITLQVLGVFLAGIFLGPIWGFASMGVYVAAGAVGAPIFAFGAAGAGVLFGKLGGYLVSYPIAAAVVGVVVHGIDGLVDPADVSLARLLAGMGLATVVIYALGTVGFAIAGDVGLLEAFLLAGAPFVPVELVKMAAAVGVVRSDAIAAG; translated from the coding sequence ATGAGCGCCGAAACCGACGCCGTCGAACTCGTCGGGGACGAGACGGTCGAGAACGTCGCTCGCGCCGCCGTCTTCGCTGCCCTCACGGGGGCGTTCGCGTACGTTTCGTTCCCGCACCCGTTGACGACGGTGCCGATCACGCTACAGGTACTCGGCGTCTTCCTCGCGGGCATCTTCCTCGGCCCGATCTGGGGATTCGCCTCCATGGGCGTCTACGTCGCGGCCGGGGCCGTCGGCGCCCCCATCTTCGCGTTCGGTGCCGCCGGTGCCGGGGTCCTCTTCGGGAAACTGGGCGGCTATCTCGTCTCGTATCCGATCGCCGCCGCGGTCGTGGGCGTCGTCGTCCACGGCATCGACGGCCTCGTCGACCCCGCGGACGTCTCGCTCGCCAGATTGCTCGCGGGTATGGGGCTCGCGACCGTCGTCATCTACGCCCTCGGCACGGTCGGGTTCGCCATCGCCGGCGACGTCGGCCTTCTCGAAGCGTTCCTCCTCGCCGGCGCGCCCTTCGTCCCCGTCGAACTCGTGAAGATGGCCGCCGCCGTCGGCGTCGTCAGGAGCGACGCCATCGCCGCCGGATGA
- a CDS encoding DUF5305 domain-containing protein, translating into MKSDNFGTGEGTQQLRVRAILASWFAVLAVVAVIAVLAGGWATYTAHADPGTVESTATETAWAVDGSFDHSATVTRPNPVFQTGATLENRSTYFLAASPILDGDFTAQYRPTGDEPAAVQLDADLVHRAADEETVFWSDRTDLAATEAQSVAAGETESLEFSVNASRAMERRENITAALGSTPGELSTVIVVDVTATAPANGEPAELTYSAELPVTLADGTYSIGSPDGASEQVTDTTTETVPRAYGPAMSYGGPLVLLLGLVGLGGLAAVRFRDEPIALTPEERALLDYRDQRAEFDEWVVRAELPDSVLDREASAAASFADLVDFAIDANVAVIEEPNRERYYAVTPDLLVTYDPPEPLEEG; encoded by the coding sequence ATGAAATCGGACAACTTCGGTACGGGGGAGGGCACGCAGCAATTACGAGTACGGGCGATACTCGCGTCCTGGTTCGCGGTGCTGGCGGTCGTTGCAGTGATCGCGGTACTGGCAGGTGGGTGGGCCACCTACACGGCGCACGCCGACCCGGGCACCGTCGAATCGACGGCAACGGAGACCGCCTGGGCGGTCGACGGGTCGTTCGACCACTCGGCGACGGTGACCCGCCCGAATCCGGTGTTCCAGACCGGTGCGACCCTGGAGAACCGCTCGACGTACTTCCTGGCGGCTTCGCCGATCCTCGACGGCGATTTCACGGCCCAGTATCGACCGACCGGTGACGAACCAGCGGCGGTGCAACTGGACGCCGACCTCGTCCACCGGGCCGCCGACGAGGAGACTGTCTTCTGGTCGGATCGAACCGACCTCGCCGCGACCGAGGCCCAGTCCGTCGCCGCCGGAGAGACGGAGTCCCTCGAATTCTCCGTCAACGCCAGCCGCGCGATGGAGCGCCGAGAGAACATCACGGCCGCGCTCGGGAGCACGCCCGGCGAACTCAGTACCGTCATCGTCGTCGACGTTACGGCGACCGCGCCGGCAAACGGTGAGCCGGCCGAGCTGACCTACTCCGCAGAACTCCCCGTCACCCTGGCGGACGGCACTTACTCGATTGGGTCTCCCGATGGGGCCTCCGAGCAGGTGACCGACACGACGACGGAAACGGTCCCACGTGCGTACGGACCCGCCATGAGCTATGGCGGGCCGCTCGTGTTGCTCCTCGGGCTCGTGGGCCTCGGCGGTCTCGCCGCGGTGCGGTTCCGTGACGAACCGATCGCGTTGACCCCGGAGGAGCGCGCGCTCCTCGACTACCGCGATCAGCGAGCCGAGTTCGACGAGTGGGTGGTCCGCGCGGAACTGCCCGACAGCGTCCTCGATCGGGAGGCATCGGCGGCCGCGTCCTTCGCCGACCTCGTCGACTTCGCCATCGACGCGAACGTGGCGGTCATTGAGGAACCGAACCGCGAGCGATACTACGCGGTCACGCCGGACCTCCTCGTGACCTACGACCCACCAGAACCCCTCGAAGAGGGCTAG
- a CDS encoding S26 family signal peptidase — MDARRLVWNGLEVLVIVLVAGLVVGQVLGTPILFGYVETGSMAPTMEAGDGFVAVPAALAGSPETGDVVTFRAEKLHEGGLTTHRIVGTTDRGYLTQGDANPFTDQDGDEPPVKDAQIVAVALQVGGQTVVLPHLGTGVTAVQGAFEAVQRQVVALTGMRSLAGGQGLAYVVLGLSIALYLVDLLLSRGPSRERDRTVGHDDGVDGRLIVVGLAAMLVLSATAAMVAPAGAQSIGVVSAEFESERPTVIPTGESKTLDYRIPNGGLVPVHVYLEPGSEGVAVDPGHQYVGGRSAGTAAVTLTAPEETGYYQNYLVEHRYLAVLPASLIDGLYRVHPWAPILAIDAVLAGVILGLGFAALGGQRVRLRRRKSRHSRSVGRRLLAFLTPSGDRRESNS, encoded by the coding sequence ATGGACGCACGGCGACTCGTCTGGAACGGCCTGGAGGTGCTGGTCATCGTGCTCGTCGCCGGTCTGGTCGTCGGGCAGGTACTCGGGACGCCGATACTTTTCGGGTACGTCGAGACCGGGAGTATGGCGCCGACCATGGAGGCAGGTGACGGGTTCGTCGCCGTGCCCGCCGCGCTGGCGGGTTCGCCGGAGACGGGCGACGTCGTCACGTTCCGGGCCGAAAAACTCCACGAGGGAGGTCTCACGACGCACCGTATCGTCGGCACGACCGACCGCGGCTATCTGACCCAGGGTGACGCGAACCCGTTCACCGACCAGGATGGGGATGAGCCACCGGTGAAAGACGCTCAGATCGTCGCCGTGGCGCTGCAGGTCGGCGGCCAGACGGTCGTTCTCCCCCACCTCGGGACAGGTGTTACCGCGGTCCAGGGGGCGTTCGAGGCGGTGCAACGACAGGTCGTGGCCCTGACCGGGATGCGGTCGCTGGCGGGTGGGCAAGGGCTCGCCTACGTCGTCCTCGGCCTCTCCATCGCGTTGTACCTGGTGGACCTGCTATTGAGCAGGGGGCCATCCCGGGAACGCGATCGGACCGTCGGCCACGACGACGGCGTCGACGGGAGACTAATCGTGGTGGGCCTGGCGGCGATGCTGGTCCTCTCGGCGACGGCCGCCATGGTGGCGCCCGCCGGCGCCCAGTCGATCGGCGTCGTCAGCGCCGAATTCGAATCCGAACGGCCGACGGTCATCCCGACGGGCGAGTCAAAGACCCTGGACTATCGGATTCCAAACGGCGGGCTCGTACCGGTCCACGTCTATCTGGAACCAGGGAGTGAGGGGGTGGCCGTCGATCCGGGCCACCAGTACGTCGGGGGCCGGAGTGCCGGGACGGCCGCGGTGACGTTGACGGCACCCGAGGAGACGGGGTACTACCAGAATTACCTCGTGGAGCACCGCTACCTGGCGGTGCTGCCGGCATCGCTCATCGACGGCCTCTACCGCGTCCACCCGTGGGCACCGATCCTGGCGATCGACGCGGTGCTGGCCGGGGTGATACTGGGGCTCGGATTCGCTGCGCTCGGCGGCCAGCGCGTCCGTCTCCGCCGCCGGAAATCGAGACACAGCCGATCGGTGGGGCGCCGACTCCTCGCGTTCCTGACGCCATCCGGCGACCGGCGGGAATCGAACTCGTGA
- a CDS encoding DUF1102 domain-containing protein, translating to MPRTIHRLAVGLALLAAVALLVPSAATLFVPTQPADDLGNQVHLQPAAGENGDYSYLADGELVIDVSSSNPSGDVEGVNPGTVTHLEDVFVVHYNGSEYAEVWLTHEGEGLTFTAAGQPVDSRSTAITLGPNETAAVGVLVDTTDGNAVEQVDEFTVHARAAEPEPTADDVDDDSPGDWWSGSERTTTESSDDDGEATSIAPSTTADSSGASPADAPADAPPQGSATTTGESTGGEVATVTTTQPDERSPTIALVTERAAGLTGGALAMGIVGLLAALAVVLVGRRRP from the coding sequence ATGCCCCGCACCATCCACCGCCTCGCCGTCGGTCTCGCCCTCCTCGCAGCCGTCGCCCTGCTCGTGCCGTCGGCCGCGACGCTGTTCGTCCCGACCCAGCCCGCCGATGACCTCGGCAACCAAGTCCACCTCCAGCCCGCGGCTGGCGAGAACGGCGACTACTCGTACCTCGCTGATGGCGAACTCGTGATCGACGTCTCGTCGTCGAACCCGTCCGGAGACGTCGAGGGCGTCAATCCGGGCACCGTCACGCACCTCGAAGACGTCTTCGTCGTCCACTACAACGGGAGCGAGTACGCGGAGGTCTGGCTGACCCACGAGGGGGAGGGACTGACCTTCACTGCTGCGGGGCAGCCGGTCGACTCGCGTTCGACCGCCATCACCCTCGGCCCGAACGAGACCGCCGCGGTGGGCGTGCTCGTCGATACGACCGACGGGAACGCAGTCGAGCAGGTCGACGAGTTCACCGTCCACGCGCGGGCCGCCGAGCCCGAACCGACGGCTGACGATGTGGACGACGATTCCCCGGGTGACTGGTGGAGCGGGTCCGAGCGTACCACGACGGAATCCTCGGACGACGATGGTGAAGCAACGAGCATAGCGCCGTCGACGACCGCCGATTCGTCGGGCGCGTCACCCGCGGACGCGCCAGCAGACGCACCACCGCAGGGGTCAGCCACGACCACCGGCGAGAGTACCGGGGGCGAAGTGGCGACGGTGACGACGACCCAGCCGGACGAGCGGTCGCCGACCATCGCGCTCGTCACCGAGCGCGCGGCCGGCCTCACCGGAGGGGCCCTGGCAATGGGCATCGTCGGCCTCCTTGCAGCGCTGGCGGTGGTCCTCGTCGGCCGTCGTCGCCCCTGA
- a CDS encoding conditioned medium-induced protein 4 — MDEKTEELRDIFMQVSDDAEVTERQSESRGSLVDDVDVAERLVEIIGRMRADLGFDTTLDDEALVTVVRGFYEGDSDAEIARELDEETVAKTVGRARIDLHLLRDRDEEAPFALEELEDALDSGSSVSETAAELGVSESTVRRYRRVLEAKREIRQVNDRYRDDFEDLLEDRGLAEQMTRDVLETGLEGAIEGQETDTQL, encoded by the coding sequence ATGGACGAGAAGACCGAGGAACTCCGCGACATCTTCATGCAGGTGAGCGACGACGCCGAGGTCACCGAGCGACAGTCCGAGTCCCGAGGATCGCTCGTCGACGACGTGGACGTCGCGGAGCGGCTGGTCGAGATCATCGGGCGCATGCGGGCCGACCTCGGGTTCGATACGACCCTCGATGACGAGGCCCTGGTGACCGTGGTCCGGGGGTTCTACGAGGGCGATTCCGACGCCGAGATCGCCAGGGAACTGGACGAGGAGACGGTGGCGAAGACGGTCGGTCGCGCTCGCATCGACCTCCATCTTCTCCGGGATCGGGACGAGGAGGCCCCATTCGCCCTCGAGGAACTCGAAGACGCACTCGATTCCGGTTCCTCGGTTTCGGAGACAGCAGCGGAACTGGGCGTCAGCGAATCGACGGTGCGCCGGTACCGACGAGTTCTCGAGGCGAAACGGGAGATTCGTCAGGTGAACGACCGATACCGTGACGACTTCGAGGACCTCCTCGAGGACCGCGGTCTCGCGGAGCAGATGACCCGCGACGTACTCGAGACGGGTCTCGAGGGTGCCATCGAGGGCCAGGAGACGGACACCCAGCTGTGA
- a CDS encoding L-threonylcarbamoyladenylate synthase has product MHDVEQAADAIRSGRLVVYPTETVYGLGADALDEAAIERVFAAKRRVREEPISLAVPTVDRAFEYVDATDRESTFMREFLPGPVTVVVAKRAAVPDVLTGGRQRVGVRVPDHDLARSLLHAAAPITATSANVSGNPSVTAPDDLDPAIRSAAAVVLDGGETAGTASTVVDVSADEVLREGRDADAVRAWLTDHR; this is encoded by the coding sequence ATGCACGACGTGGAGCAAGCCGCCGACGCCATCCGGTCGGGGCGGCTGGTCGTCTATCCGACCGAAACGGTCTACGGCCTCGGCGCCGACGCCCTCGACGAGGCGGCCATCGAGCGGGTGTTCGCCGCGAAGCGGCGGGTCCGTGAGGAACCGATATCGCTCGCCGTCCCGACCGTCGATCGGGCGTTCGAGTACGTCGACGCGACGGACCGGGAATCGACGTTCATGCGCGAGTTCCTGCCCGGCCCCGTGACCGTCGTCGTGGCCAAACGAGCCGCGGTGCCGGACGTGCTCACTGGTGGCCGCCAGCGAGTGGGCGTGCGGGTCCCCGACCACGACCTGGCGCGGTCGCTGCTCCACGCCGCCGCCCCCATCACCGCCACCAGCGCGAACGTGAGCGGCAACCCGAGCGTCACCGCCCCCGACGACCTGGACCCCGCCATCCGATCGGCGGCAGCCGTGGTGCTCGACGGCGGGGAGACGGCAGGGACGGCCAGCACCGTCGTCGACGTGTCGGCGGACGAGGTGCTCCGGGAGGGACGGGACGCCGACGCGGTGCGGGCGTGGCTCACCGACCACCGCTGA
- a CDS encoding hemolysin family protein encodes MGISLLQTVGAVAIDQDIVLVGGGLAVLVLMVLSAFFSSSEIAMFSLAQHRVEALREEGLPGSETVAHLKSDPHRLLVTILVGNNLVNIAMSSIATGLLGFYLSQGEAVIAATFGITTLVLLFGESAPKSYAVENSESWALRIAPALALSEKLLYPLVITFDYLTRVVNQVTGGRAAIESSYVTRSEIQDMIETGEREGVIEEDEREMLQRIFRFNNTIAKEVMTPRLDMTAVSNEAEIEEAIQTCTQSGHERVPVYENDLDNVIGIVQLRDLVREYLYGESDGVDLDDLLEPTLHVPESKNVDDLLQEMQEERVQMVIVIDEFGTTEGLITTEDLIEEIVGEILEGEEERPIDVVEEGTVLVRGEVNIDEVNEALDIELPEGEEFETIAGFIFNRAGRLVEEGESFTFENVELRVEQVENTRIMKARVIRHPPEEVPEAAGNPDVEDLE; translated from the coding sequence ATGGGTATATCTCTGCTTCAGACGGTCGGGGCTGTCGCAATCGACCAGGACATCGTCCTCGTCGGCGGTGGCCTGGCGGTCCTCGTGTTGATGGTCCTCTCCGCGTTCTTCTCTTCGTCGGAGATCGCGATGTTCTCGCTCGCCCAACACCGGGTGGAGGCCCTCCGAGAGGAGGGGCTTCCGGGCAGTGAGACGGTGGCACATCTGAAAAGCGACCCACACCGGCTACTCGTGACGATTCTCGTGGGGAACAACCTCGTCAACATCGCGATGTCCTCGATCGCGACGGGGCTGTTGGGGTTCTATCTGTCCCAGGGTGAGGCGGTCATCGCCGCGACTTTCGGGATCACGACGCTCGTGTTGCTGTTCGGCGAGAGCGCGCCGAAATCCTACGCTGTCGAGAACTCCGAATCGTGGGCGCTCCGCATCGCCCCCGCACTCGCTCTCTCGGAGAAACTCCTCTACCCACTGGTGATCACCTTCGATTACCTCACTCGCGTCGTCAACCAGGTGACGGGCGGTCGGGCCGCCATCGAGAGCTCCTACGTTACCCGCTCTGAGATCCAGGACATGATCGAGACGGGCGAACGCGAGGGCGTCATCGAGGAGGACGAACGGGAGATGCTCCAGCGTATCTTCCGGTTCAACAACACCATCGCCAAGGAGGTCATGACCCCACGCCTGGACATGACCGCCGTCTCGAACGAGGCCGAAATCGAGGAGGCGATCCAGACGTGTACGCAGTCCGGCCACGAGCGGGTCCCCGTCTACGAGAACGACCTGGACAACGTCATCGGCATCGTCCAGTTGCGCGACCTGGTTCGCGAGTATCTCTACGGCGAGTCGGACGGCGTGGACCTCGACGACCTGCTCGAACCCACCCTCCACGTCCCGGAGAGCAAGAACGTCGACGATCTGCTCCAGGAGATGCAAGAGGAACGCGTCCAGATGGTGATCGTCATCGACGAGTTCGGGACCACGGAGGGATTGATCACGACCGAGGACCTCATCGAGGAGATCGTCGGCGAGATCCTGGAGGGCGAAGAGGAACGGCCCATCGACGTCGTCGAGGAGGGGACGGTCCTCGTTCGTGGCGAGGTCAACATCGACGAGGTCAACGAGGCCCTCGACATCGAACTCCCGGAGGGCGAGGAGTTCGAGACCATCGCCGGCTTCATCTTCAACCGGGCGGGTCGCCTCGTCGAGGAGGGCGAATCCTTCACCTTCGAGAACGTCGAGTTGCGCGTCGAGCAGGTGGAGAACACCCGCATCATGAAGGCACGTGTCATCCGCCATCCGCCGGAGGAGGTCCCCGAAGCAGCGGGCAACCCCGACGTCGAGGACCTGGAGTGA
- a CDS encoding ester cyclase: protein MDIDTREGIIDATDRIFNQNEFDYIDEIYAEDVVMHLIPEGRDYEGREAFKQWRRAHHEAFPNFEVTHEDVIIGDEKFVMQWTARATHEGPLPGLGTPATNKTIQYRGATIHRMGEEKLTEAWWYFDQFGILVQLGLVPE, encoded by the coding sequence ATGGACATCGATACACGGGAGGGAATCATCGACGCCACGGACCGGATCTTCAACCAGAACGAGTTCGACTACATCGACGAGATATACGCCGAGGACGTGGTGATGCACCTGATCCCGGAAGGACGTGACTACGAGGGACGGGAAGCGTTCAAACAGTGGCGGCGAGCCCACCACGAGGCATTTCCCAATTTCGAGGTCACACACGAAGACGTCATCATCGGCGACGAGAAGTTCGTCATGCAGTGGACGGCCCGCGCCACCCACGAGGGGCCATTGCCCGGTCTCGGAACGCCGGCGACGAACAAGACGATCCAGTACAGGGGGGCGACCATCCACCGGATGGGCGAGGAGAAACTGACGGAGGCGTGGTGGTACTTCGACCAATTCGGCATCCTCGTGCAACTCGGCCTCGTTCCGGAGTGA
- a CDS encoding inorganic phosphate transporter, producing the protein MISTGLVTILVAASASLFMAWAIGAGSSGSTPFAPAVGANAISVMRAGFYVGILGFAGAVLQGANVSEAIGAELIHNVTLSPLAATVALITGATLVAIGVFAGYPIATAFTVTGAVVGVGLAMGGDPAWAKYRQILALWVGTPFLGGGVAFATARLLRRTTRDRVTIPALAGVVGLVLANVRFVVLGPPAGERSIAAAIAQALVGGAPLVEAVAGVVFALLVAAVVRWDVGRGVAAAQRRFLVGLGSLVAFSAGGSQVGLAVGPLLPLLGEAIRIEFVLVGGGIGLLAGSWTGAPRMIKAVAQDYSSLGPNRSIAALIPAFVIAQVAVFFGIPVSFNEIIVSAIVGSGLAVGSGGVSRSKMGYTVLAWVGSLALSLAVGYGAYLGVETVL; encoded by the coding sequence ATGATCAGCACCGGACTCGTGACGATTCTCGTCGCCGCCTCAGCGAGCCTGTTCATGGCCTGGGCCATCGGTGCTGGCTCCTCCGGGTCGACGCCGTTCGCTCCGGCGGTGGGGGCGAACGCCATCTCGGTGATGCGAGCGGGCTTTTACGTGGGTATCCTCGGTTTCGCGGGAGCCGTGTTACAGGGCGCCAACGTCTCCGAGGCCATCGGTGCCGAGTTGATCCACAACGTGACCCTGTCGCCGCTCGCGGCGACGGTCGCGCTCATCACCGGCGCCACCCTGGTCGCCATCGGCGTCTTCGCGGGCTATCCAATCGCCACGGCGTTCACCGTCACGGGCGCCGTCGTCGGCGTCGGACTGGCGATGGGCGGAGACCCCGCCTGGGCGAAGTATCGTCAGATCCTCGCGCTGTGGGTCGGCACCCCCTTCCTGGGCGGTGGCGTGGCGTTCGCCACGGCGCGGCTCCTCCGACGGACGACCCGGGACCGCGTGACGATCCCGGCGCTCGCTGGCGTCGTCGGACTGGTCCTCGCGAACGTTCGCTTCGTGGTGCTCGGACCGCCCGCGGGAGAACGGTCCATCGCGGCCGCGATCGCACAGGCGCTGGTCGGCGGCGCCCCCCTCGTCGAGGCCGTCGCCGGCGTCGTGTTCGCGCTGCTGGTGGCCGCGGTGGTCCGGTGGGACGTCGGCAGGGGTGTCGCGGCGGCCCAGCGGCGGTTCCTCGTCGGTCTCGGGTCGCTAGTCGCGTTCTCCGCAGGTGGGAGCCAGGTCGGCCTGGCCGTCGGCCCCCTCTTGCCATTGCTGGGAGAGGCGATCCGGATCGAGTTCGTCCTCGTCGGTGGCGGGATCGGGCTCCTCGCGGGCTCCTGGACCGGCGCCCCCCGGATGATCAAGGCGGTCGCACAGGACTACTCCTCGCTGGGACCGAACCGTTCCATCGCCGCGCTGATCCCGGCGTTCGTCATCGCACAGGTGGCGGTCTTCTTCGGCATCCCCGTCTCGTTCAACGAGATCATCGTGAGCGCCATCGTGGGGAGTGGTCTCGCCGTCGGGTCGGGCGGGGTCAGCCGGTCGAAGATGGGATACACCGTGTTGGCCTGGGTCGGCTCGCTCGCCCTCTCGCTCGCCGTCGGGTACGGGGCGTATCTCGGCGTCGAGACGGTGCTCTGA
- a CDS encoding DUF5828 family protein — protein sequence MEERLSGFVARGTWEDVVEHGERITKALRETGAHEASPDQFDAWTEWRPKMHERIEAEVSEKTAEQASVTEGEGEQAGKTADEDLQTAGERLSESYEHLEEDDTESAVEKWQDSLDYVARAADTASRKALRKVEDTVYRKVMTQVAPYYFDNELISANIQRVRSQEEFVFEVNINDEECKDSVRDHLYSYEEDFDRWHVDTEKVVENVEAAEGAEVSEGEIEQDDADPTATRN from the coding sequence ATGGAGGAACGGCTATCCGGGTTCGTCGCCCGAGGGACGTGGGAGGACGTCGTCGAGCACGGCGAGCGCATCACGAAGGCGCTCAGAGAGACGGGTGCCCACGAGGCGTCTCCCGACCAGTTCGACGCGTGGACCGAGTGGCGGCCCAAGATGCACGAGCGCATCGAAGCCGAAGTCAGCGAGAAGACCGCCGAACAGGCCTCCGTGACCGAGGGGGAGGGAGAACAGGCGGGGAAGACGGCCGACGAGGACCTCCAGACGGCGGGTGAGCGATTGTCGGAGTCCTACGAGCATCTGGAAGAAGACGACACGGAGAGCGCCGTCGAGAAGTGGCAGGATTCCCTCGATTACGTCGCCCGGGCGGCCGACACGGCAAGCAGGAAGGCCCTCCGTAAGGTCGAGGACACGGTCTACCGGAAGGTCATGACCCAGGTCGCCCCGTACTACTTCGACAACGAGTTGATCTCGGCGAACATCCAGCGTGTCCGCAGCCAGGAGGAGTTCGTCTTCGAAGTGAACATCAACGACGAGGAGTGCAAAGACTCGGTCAGAGACCACCTCTACTCCTACGAGGAGGACTTCGATCGCTGGCACGTCGACACCGAGAAGGTGGTCGAGAACGTCGAAGCCGCGGAGGGAGCGGAGGTCTCGGAGGGGGAAATCGAACAGGACGACGCCGATCCGACGGCGACGCGTAACTGA
- a CDS encoding carbon starvation protein A, protein MQAIWLVLIVLAIFTVAYLGYSRYLARFVELDDAQETPAHKYEDGQEYVPAKKPVLLGHHYSSIAGGAPIVGPITAAAWWGWLPALLWIGIGNPLMGSVHDFVSLSGSIRHEGKSIGYIIGEYVGDRGKNMLLWFAFLTIILVVAVFAFVVGVVFDAYPSAATASLIYIALALVFGVYLYQLNLPFIPGTVAFVAAVFVGVWVGIQNPIVLSTAETAPAFLPTIVNGNVSLWVPIIIVYAFIASVLPVWMLLQPRDYLSSFLLYTGVGGTLLAVIVGTFLVAEPATLEMQISMYTGFMAGEYAQPLFPILFVTIACGTISGFHSLVSSGTTAKQLNRETDARLIGYGGMLGEGLLATTALITLGVAGLAGTAAGGGVGGALPNFATGGGIILSTVGIPQSFGAPFMALVMVSFLLTSTDTALRLGRYMLEEVVGTPTTSTQQTVTNKYVSSGVQSVAAFLLVASGTWSTLWPLFGGANQMLAALALLTATVWLANWDRSKQLMSTGVPMAVMFVITVSALLYLSLYTNLYQGFIQGGLAGQGLFAQVSIAVQIGIALVLVVLGLSLLRIGYRNLDSVRSGAVAADGGAEDAD, encoded by the coding sequence ATGCAGGCAATATGGCTGGTGCTCATAGTGCTCGCGATCTTCACGGTCGCGTATCTCGGATACTCGAGATACCTTGCGCGTTTCGTCGAGCTCGACGACGCCCAGGAGACACCCGCACACAAGTACGAAGACGGACAAGAGTATGTACCCGCAAAGAAACCAGTATTGCTCGGACACCACTATTCGAGTATCGCCGGTGGAGCCCCCATCGTGGGGCCGATCACGGCGGCCGCCTGGTGGGGATGGCTCCCCGCCCTGCTGTGGATCGGCATCGGTAATCCGTTGATGGGATCGGTCCACGACTTCGTCTCCCTGTCGGGCAGCATCCGACACGAGGGGAAGTCGATCGGCTACATCATCGGCGAATACGTCGGTGATCGCGGCAAGAACATGTTGCTCTGGTTCGCGTTCCTGACCATTATCCTCGTGGTGGCGGTCTTCGCCTTCGTGGTCGGCGTGGTCTTCGACGCGTACCCGAGCGCCGCGACGGCCAGCCTGATCTACATCGCCCTGGCGCTGGTGTTCGGCGTCTACCTGTACCAGTTGAACCTGCCGTTCATCCCCGGTACGGTGGCATTCGTCGCGGCCGTGTTCGTCGGCGTCTGGGTCGGCATCCAGAACCCGATCGTCCTCTCCACCGCCGAGACCGCACCCGCGTTCCTCCCGACGATCGTCAACGGGAACGTCTCGCTGTGGGTCCCCATCATCATCGTCTACGCGTTCATCGCGTCGGTGTTGCCGGTGTGGATGTTGCTTCAACCACGTGACTACCTCTCGTCGTTCCTGTTGTACACCGGTGTTGGCGGGACCCTCCTCGCGGTCATCGTCGGGACGTTCCTCGTCGCCGAACCCGCCACGCTGGAGATGCAAATCTCCATGTACACCGGCTTCATGGCCGGCGAGTACGCTCAGCCACTGTTCCCGATCCTCTTCGTGACCATCGCGTGTGGGACCATCTCCGGGTTCCACTCGCTGGTCTCCTCGGGGACCACGGCCAAACAGCTCAACCGCGAGACCGACGCCCGACTCATCGGCTACGGTGGGATGCTCGGTGAGGGGCTCCTCGCCACCACGGCGCTCATCACCCTCGGTGTCGCCGGTCTGGCCGGAACCGCCGCTGGTGGCGGTGTCGGCGGTGCGCTGCCCAACTTCGCGACGGGTGGCGGCATCATCCTGAGCACGGTGGGTATCCCCCAGAGCTTCGGTGCCCCGTTCATGGCGCTGGTCATGGTGAGCTTCCTGCTCACGTCGACGGACACCGCGTTGCGTCTCGGTCGCTACATGCTCGAGGAGGTCGTCGGGACGCCCACGACCTCGACCCAGCAGACCGTGACCAACAAGTACGTCAGCTCAGGCGTCCAGAGCGTCGCCGCATTCTTGCTCGTCGCGAGTGGGACCTGGAGCACGCTCTGGCCGCTGTTCGGCGGGGCGAACCAGATGCTCGCTGCGCTGGCGCTGCTCACGGCCACCGTCTGGCTGGCGAACTGGGACCGCTCGAAGCAGTTGATGAGCACCGGTGTTCCGATGGCCGTGATGTTCGTCATCACGGTGAGCGCGTTGCTGTACCTCTCGCTGTACACGAACCTCTATCAAGGGTTCATCCAGGGCGGCCTCGCGGGGCAGGGACTGTTCGCCCAGGTGTCGATCGCGGTGCAGATCGGCATCGCGCTGGTCCTGGTCGTACTGGGACTCTCGCTGCTTCGCATCGGGTACCGTAATCTCGATTCGGTTCGTTCCGGGGCCGTCGCCGCGGACGGCGGCGCAGAAGACGCGGACTAA